In Euhalothece natronophila Z-M001, the DNA window AGCTCATTATTGACTTCAGTAGGGAGAATTCGGTTATACACCAGATCATTTGTGATTTTCCCCACACAGCTTGGGCGTTTAGCTTTCGGATCGAGGTGATGCCAACCCTTCAGTCGGAACCACTCCCGATACAACTCTCAGGGAACGTTTTCGCCATTCTGCTGGGGTGTCCAATAAGTATTCAGCTACAAGGTGTTGCAACGCATCTTCTGGACGCCGATACTGGTATCCGGTCGCCTCGTCGATTAGCGCGTCGATACCAGTGCTTAGAATTGCCGAGCAAAGCGCAATCGCCCGTTCTCCGATATGGAACTGATTTTGGTAAAGTAATCCACGATTGTACGCCACCTCGTAGGCACGACAGATACGAGCAAATTGGAAGCCTTGGAACCCGTAGTCAGCCCTGCGGTGGGGTGAGTAAACCGATCCCTAAAAACTTCGCTAACGCCCCCATAATTCTTCATGGATACGCTGGACATTTGACGGAAGCGGAAAGCGCGGGCGCTGATCCTCGGACTTAACGTTGACTCCTGGGCTTCGT includes these proteins:
- a CDS encoding P63C domain-containing protein, with product MYREWFRLKGWHHLDPKAKRPSCVGKITNDLVYNRILPTEVNNELRARRG